The Stigmatella ashevillena genomic sequence GGTATTCGGGCCGATCATGATGAGGGAGCCGTAGGCCTTGTTCGCGCCCTCCAGCCGCGCCGCGAGGTTCATTCCATCTCCGATGGCGGTGTAGTCGAAGAGCTGCTCGCTGCCGAAGTTGCCCACGAAGAGCTTCGCGCTGTTGAGGCCGATGCGCGTGTAGACATCGGGCAACCCCTGCTGGCGGAAGTCGTTGCGAAGCTGTTCCACCTCTGCCTTCACCTTCAAGGCCCCACGGCAGGCGCGCACCGCGTGGTCCGTGTGGTTGATGGGCGCGCCGAACAGGCAGACCACCGCGTCGCCAATGTACTTGTCCAGGCATCCGCCTTCGTGCAGCAGGGACGAGCTCACCCGCGTCAGGTACATGTTGAGCACGCGGACCAGCTCGCGAGGATCGTCCCGGAAGCGCTCGGAGAAGGTGGAGAAGCCGCGGATGTCGCTGAAGAACGCGGTGATTTCTCGCGCCTCGCCATCCAGGCGCGGGAGCTGGTTCTCCTCGATCATCTGCTCGATGAGCTTCGGCTCCATGTATCGGCTGAACGCCTGCCGGATGAACGCGGCCTCGCGGTTGGCGGAGAGGTGGTTGGAGGCCACCGCCCCCAAGCTGGCCAGAAGTCCCGTCACCGCGGGCAGTGCGATCAGCAGATGGACCCGGCCCAGGAGCAGCGAGGCGCCCAGCACCAGGAAGACGCCCGGTATCAGCGCCAGCAGCCAGGCCAGCTCCAGCGCCGGCCAGCGCAGCGTTATGAGCACCACGGTCGAGGTCAGGGCCAGCCCCAGGCTGAACAGCAGGCTCACCCAGAGGGGGGCCTGGGTGATGAAGCGGCCTGTGAGCAGGTTGTCGAGCACCGCCACCTGCTTGCTCATGCCGGGCACTGCCGCCCCGAACGGCGTCGTCTTCGTGTCCCCCACGCCCAGAGCCGCGCCGCCGATGACCACCACCTTGCCGCGGAACAGGTCCGCTGACAGCCCCGTGGGTTTGGCCTCGCGCCGCAGCGCCCAGGCATCCAGCACGGCGATGAGGGGGATGACGTGGTAGCGCTCGTACAGCGTGCCGCCATAGTCGATCTCCGCGCTGCCGTCCGGATTCACCGCCAGCTCGCGAGAGCCCAGGCGCAGCGTTAGGCCAGAGAACTCCAGCTTCGTCGCGCCGAAGAGATCCGCCGCCAGCGCCACCGGGAGCGTGACATAGGCGTTCGCCCCATCCGTATAGGCAAAGCGCGTGCGCCGCATGCTCCCGTCCGGATCTGGCTCCACCTCCACCAGTCCGAAGCCATCCACCTCTGGGAGCAGGGGCGCGATGGGGAGGACGATGTGGTGTTCAAGGTGGTGTGGCAGATCCAGACCCGGTGCAGGCTCGGACTCCAGTCTTGTCAGCGCACGGCCGTCCGTCGTGACAGGGAACGCGAGCGCTTGCGCCGCCTCCAGCGGACCCGGGGGAGGTTGGACCTCATCCTCCTCCACCTCCTCGAATTCGTCGGTGGGAGCCGCTTCGGCAGGGAAAGGGGGAGGCTGTGGGGAAGCGGGGGCAGGAAGCCGCTGCACGGGCTCTACTTGCTGCAACGGCGCGGCGAACGGGTGGCTGGAGACGCCCAGGTAGAAGGGCAGCCCCGTGTCCCGCAGCGCCGAGGCGAAGGCCTGATCCGCGCTGGCGTCTGTGTCCGGCTCATCCATCACCGCGTCGAACAGCACGGCCCGCGCGCCGCTGGCCGCAAGCTCCTCGGTCACGCGGGCCCAGAGGCTGCGCGTCCACGGGTAGTTGCCGAAGTTGCGCGCGTAGGTGCGGTTGGCGCGGACCCCATCGAGGGTGGATTGATCGATGGCCACCACGACGATGTCTTTGGACAGGCCCGGTGTGCGGGTGAAGGTGGTGAGCGCGCTGTCGTACATCTGGCGCTCCATGCTGGGCATCCACAGCCACCCCAGGTGCCAGCAGGCCGCGGCCAACGCCGTGGACAGCAGCGCCAGTCCCACCATCTGCGCGCGGTGATTGCGCAGGCGCGCCTTCAGGTGCCTCCGTGTGTTACTCACCATGCCACTGCGACCCTCGTGGCTACACTCTATGCCAACCCCGGGGCCTTGCCTCCCTCTTGGGAGAGCAGGGGAGCAAGTTTCTTCAAGACCTCCGCGGCCCCCTCTCCTACGCTGGAGGCGTCCAGTCCGGGAGCCCCTGTCTTGAGGTCGCCATCCCCTTCACGCTCCGTCTTGCCGCAGGGCGCCATCGCCGCGCACGCTCCACCTGTTGACGGGGGGCTGGGGCCCAAGGAGGAGTGCGTGCTCTGGTGCCCCGAGGAGCTCGGAGGGCTGGAGCTGCTCAAGGCCACGTACATCACCCATGCCTTCGCGCCTCACAGCCATGAGGGGTTCGCGATAGGCGTCATCGAACGGGGGGTGGAGGCATTCCGTCACCGAGGGCAGATGCAGTACGCCCCGGCGGGCCGCGTCGTCCTGGTGAACCCGGGAGAGGTTCACACCGGGCATGGCCCCGAGGAGGGCGGTTGGACATACCGGATGCTCTACCCGGAGCCCCGGCTGCTGGAAGAGGCCGCCATCGAGCTGACGGGCGACTCCTGGGGCGTTCCCTTCTTTCCTGTGCCCGTGGTGGATGATCCTGAGGCCGCCGCGCTCATTCGTGCCTTGCATGCTTCCCTGGAGCAGCCCACTTCGGCCCTGGAGCGCCAGTCCCGGTTGCTCTCCGCCCTGGTGCTGCTCGTGGCCCGGCATGCGGCGCCTCATCCTGGCATGAGGCCCATGGGGACCGAGCATGAGGCGGTGCGCCGTGCCCGCGACTTCCTGGAGGCCCATCCAGGCGAGAACATCACCCTGGAGCAGCTCTCGCGCCACGCGGGCCTCAGCGTCTTTCACCTCGTCCGGGTGTTCCGCCGGAAGCTGGGCTTGCCGCCCCATGCGTATCAGATCGAGTTGCGGGTGCGCCGTGCCCGGGAGCTGCTGCGGCAAGGGCTGCCTCCGGGCCACGTGGCCGCCACGTTGGGCTTCAGTGATCAGAGCCACCTCACGCGCGAGTTCAAACGCCGCGTCGGGCTGACGCCGAGCCGCTACGCCGCCAGCACAAGATCCTTCAAGACGGGACGCCTCTCCGCTCCTTAGCTTGGGGGCATGGCTCTTCTGCTGTCGCGTGACTTCGTTCGAGGCTTCCGCACGGTCATTCCCCTGTGGCTGGGGTTTGTTCCTTTCTCCCTGGCCTACGCGATGACCGCGCGCGGCGCGGGGC encodes the following:
- a CDS encoding adenylate/guanylate cyclase domain-containing protein, with product MVSNTRRHLKARLRNHRAQMVGLALLSTALAAACWHLGWLWMPSMERQMYDSALTTFTRTPGLSKDIVVVAIDQSTLDGVRANRTYARNFGNYPWTRSLWARVTEELAASGARAVLFDAVMDEPDTDASADQAFASALRDTGLPFYLGVSSHPFAAPLQQVEPVQRLPAPASPQPPPFPAEAAPTDEFEEVEEDEVQPPPGPLEAAQALAFPVTTDGRALTRLESEPAPGLDLPHHLEHHIVLPIAPLLPEVDGFGLVEVEPDPDGSMRRTRFAYTDGANAYVTLPVALAADLFGATKLEFSGLTLRLGSRELAVNPDGSAEIDYGGTLYERYHVIPLIAVLDAWALRREAKPTGLSADLFRGKVVVIGGAALGVGDTKTTPFGAAVPGMSKQVAVLDNLLTGRFITQAPLWVSLLFSLGLALTSTVVLITLRWPALELAWLLALIPGVFLVLGASLLLGRVHLLIALPAVTGLLASLGAVASNHLSANREAAFIRQAFSRYMEPKLIEQMIEENQLPRLDGEAREITAFFSDIRGFSTFSERFRDDPRELVRVLNMYLTRVSSSLLHEGGCLDKYIGDAVVCLFGAPINHTDHAVRACRGALKVKAEVEQLRNDFRQQGLPDVYTRIGLNSAKLFVGNFGSEQLFDYTAIGDGMNLAARLEGANKAYGSLIMIGPNTYARAQDAIEVRELDNVRVAGKTEAVTVYELLALKGELPAHTRETVARYHEALALYRQASFTQAAAVLEARLAQDPEDGPTAALLARCRMFEASPPHPFDGVTNLDK
- a CDS encoding AraC family transcriptional regulator; protein product: MLWCPEELGGLELLKATYITHAFAPHSHEGFAIGVIERGVEAFRHRGQMQYAPAGRVVLVNPGEVHTGHGPEEGGWTYRMLYPEPRLLEEAAIELTGDSWGVPFFPVPVVDDPEAAALIRALHASLEQPTSALERQSRLLSALVLLVARHAAPHPGMRPMGTEHEAVRRARDFLEAHPGENITLEQLSRHAGLSVFHLVRVFRRKLGLPPHAYQIELRVRRARELLRQGLPPGHVAATLGFSDQSHLTREFKRRVGLTPSRYAASTRSFKTGRLSAP